A single genomic interval of Zingiber officinale cultivar Zhangliang chromosome 4A, Zo_v1.1, whole genome shotgun sequence harbors:
- the LOC121969598 gene encoding pentatricopeptide repeat-containing protein At4g02750-like → MLSAALREDKRSIICSIRSLSFHRSCRPLSAAPNPPSQGDGGIFWWNSAITAALDNGEVANAWHLFEQMPHRKNHVTWNCMLSGLVKNRRIADAQRVFDSMPRKNVVAWTLLLTGYAKCGLVKEARDVFDRIPEKNVVCWNAMVSGYIRSGSVGKARELFDAMPERNSNSWSIMVSGYLKNKLVNEAKVLFDRATTRETHIFNALLSGYVELGRLSDAVELFSQMPQRDVISWNTMITCYSRYGKMELAQNLFDDMPKKDTVSWTALMHGYVRNKNLDAAKRIFKAMPNRDVMTWNTMMGGLVQNGMLQDALKLFTDMPEKDIVSWNTILQGYVNQSDMAGAETWFEKMPKRSETSWNTLISGYRDDQALVLFCDMVKEGFRPDQGTFSVVISVCASLVALGWGKMLHLCVIRAGYQHDVLIMSSLISMYSSCGLVSDAALVFECISKRDTISWNAMIATYAYHGSVVEAFKLFDKMIQQGFDPDHSTFLTLLLACAHKGLVDDGCRYLMSMQKDWNLIPKSEHYSCMVDLLGRSGLINHAHEFTENIPVHLKTFAWETLLSSCRYHGNLEIGEVAARRVLDSLPSDGGMHTLVSNMYAARGKWESAESVRMSMKKMGLKKETGCSWIEVEGRMRSFVSNDKSDPLIEEICQELDNISLIIEGSS, encoded by the coding sequence ATGCTCTCTGCTGCTCTGCGCGAGGATAAAAGATCGATCATTTGCTCGATCCGCAGCCTTTCATTCCACCGTTCATGTCGGCCTCTGAGTGCCGCTCCCAATCCGCCTTCGCAGGGGGACGGCGGCATCTTCTGGTGGAACTCGGCCATCACCGCTGCTCTCGACAACGGCGAGGTGGCGAACGCATGGCATCTCTTCGAGCAAATGCCGCACAGGAAGAACCACGTCACCTGGAACTGCATGCTCTCCGGCCTCGTCAAGAACCGCAGGATCGCCGACGCACAGCGCGTCTTCGACTCGATGCCCAGAAAGAACGTCGTCGCCTGGACACTTCTACTCACAGGCTACGCCAAGTGCGGCCTCGTCAAGGAAGCGCGCGACGTGTTCGACCGAATTCCTGAGAAGAACGTGGTTTGCTGGAATGCGATGGTGTCGGGGTACATTCGCAGTGGGAGCGTCGGGAAGGCGAGGGAGCTATTTGATGCAATGCCGGAGAGAAATAGCAACTCGTGGTCAATCATGGTTTCAGGGTACCTGAAGAACAAGCTCGTCAACGAAGCGAAGGTTTTGTTTGATCGTGCTACGACTCGTGAAACGCACATTTTCAACGCTTTGCTGTCCGGGTATGTTGAATTGGGCCGTCTGAGCGACGCCGTGGAATTGTTCAGTCAAATGCCCCAAAGGGACGTCATATCTTGGAACACGATGATTACATGCTATTCGCGATATGGGAAGATGGAACTTGCTCAGAACTTGTTTGATGATATGCCCAAAAAGGATACGGTGTCATGGACAGCACTCATGCATGGCTATGTGAGGAACAAAAATCTTGATGCTGCTAAGAGAATCTTTAAGGCCATGCCGAATCGCGATGTCATGACGTGGAATACGATGATGGGTGGCTTAGTGCAGAATGGCATGCTTCAAGATGCCTTGAAATTGTTCACTGACATGCCGGAAAAAGACATTGTATCGTGGAATACTATTTTGCAGGGTTATGTTAATCAGAGTGACATGGCTGGTGCAGAAACATGGTTTGAGAAGATGCCCAAAAGGAGTGAAACTTCATGGAACACGCTAATTTCTGGATACCGAGATGACCAGGCTTTGGTTCTgttttgtgatatggtgaaagaGGGATTTAGACCAGACCAAGGTACTTTCAGTGTTGTAATCTCAGTGTGTGCTTCTCTTGTTGCACTTGGTTGGGGGAAAATGCTTCACCTCTGTGTGATTCGAGCTGGTTATCAGCATGATGTCTTAATCATGAGCTCCTTAATTTCAATGTATTCAAGTTGTGGGCTGGTTAGTGATGCTGCTCTAGTCTTTGAGTGCATTTCAAAGAGGGATACTATCTCATGGAATGCCATGATCGCGACATATGCTTACCATGGCTCTGTGGTAGAAGCTTTCAAACTATTTGATAAGATGATTCAGCAGGGATTTGACCCAGATCATTCAACATTTTTGACTCTCTTGCTAGCTTGTGCTCACAAAGGTTTGGTTGATGATGGTTGTCGATACTTAATGTCTATGCAGAAGGATTGGAATTTGATTCCCAAATCTGAACATTATTCATGCATGGTCGATCTCCTCGGAAGGTCTGGACTTATCAATCACGCTCATGAATTTACTGAGAATATACCAGTACATCTTAAAACGTTTGCTTGGGAAACTTTACTAAGTTCATGTAGATATCATGGAAACTTGGAGATTGGAGAAGTAGCTGCAAGAAGGGTCTTAGATTCCCTACCTTCCGATGGAGGAATGCATACCCTTGTATCCAACATGTATGCTGCCAGAGGAAAGTGGGAGAGTGCAGAAAGTGTTAGGATGTCAATGAAAAAGATGGGTTTAAAGAAAGAAACCGGTTGCAGTTGGATTGAGGTAGAGGGCAGAATGCGCTCTTTTGTATCCAATGATAAATCAGATCCTCTTATTGAGGAGATATGCCAAGAACTAGACAATATTTCACTCATAATAGAAGGTAGTAGCTGA
- the LOC121969601 gene encoding uncharacterized protein LOC121969601 isoform X2: MESERRVDPDCVNASNPFHVCADYCAQRARGLMSGNTGTKLAHKGGKRSEGIVFANRIVDPSCPNASNPFHECADYCSRRNSMVNRNYEVKRSGLLSFQIRKWMQNSMRNSAQNRGSLKKLQATVFAGRNVDPSCPNASNPFHECAEYCNNKKADVRTENKKKPVKSISKLEDNRMVDRKCVNASNPYHVCTEYCIKKSKEIRHEKESKSVVVQNMEKHKEYLETAIAERNTDPLCPNASNPYHQCAEYCPSRQNGEKISVVKNSEIYEEEGEIIVVVDDVDPSSQYTSNPYIPSILSTKDIEIIGQNGMISKMRA; this comes from the exons ATGGAGAGTGAGAGGAGAGTGGATCCCGATTGCGTCAATGCCTCTAATCCCTTCCATGTTTGTGCGGACTACTGCGCGCAGCGAGCTCGTGGATTGATGTCTGGCAACACCGGGACGAAATTAG CTCATAAAGGTGGTAAACGCAGCGAAGGGATTGTATTTGCAAACCGAATTGTCGACCCTTCGTGTCCCAACGCATCTAACCCATTCCATGAGTGTGCGGACTACTGCTCGCGAAGAAATTCCATGGTGAATAGGAACTACGAGGTGAAGAGATCAGGTCTCCTTTCTTTTCAGATTCGGAAATGGATGCAAAATTCCATGAGAAACTCAG CTCAAAACCGAGGGAGTCTGAAAAAGCTTCAAGCGACTGTCTTTGCAGGAAGAAACGTAGATCCTTCATGCCCAAATGCAAGCAATCCATTCCATGAGTGCGCAGAGTATTGCAATAATAAAAAGGCTGATGTGAgaacagaaaataagaaaaaaccaG TGAAAAGTATATCAAAGTTGGAAGACAATAGGATGGTGGATCGTAAATGTGTCAATGCATCTAACCCCTACCATGTGTGCACCGAGTACTGCATCAAGAAGAGTAAAGAAATAAGGCATGAGAAAGAAAGTAAATCGG TGGTAGTTCAGAATATGGAGAAGCATAAAGAGTATCTAGAGACAGCAATTGCAGAAAGAAATACAGATCCCTTATGCCCAAATGCATCCAATCCTTACCATCAGTGTGCAGAGTACTGCCCTTCAAGACAAAATGGGGAGAAGATATCAG TTGTCAAGAATTCGGAGATTTATGAAGAGGAAGGAGAGATTATAGTGGTGGTAGATGATGTGGATCCATCATCCCAATACACGTCCAACCCATACATTCCATCAATCCTCTCCACAAAAGACATTGAAATTATAGGACAAAATGGGATGATTAGCAAAATGAG AGCATAA
- the LOC121969597 gene encoding growth-regulating factor 5-like: MSELEASTLLLFCIDLVRAVGVHEGRMNSTVGEATTGVGGRPPFTAAQWQELEHQAMIYKYLTAGLPVPPELLVPVQRSFEALPGRYLHHPALSYCSYYGKKLDPEPGRCRRTDGKKWRCSKDAHPDSKYCTHHMHRGRNRSRKPVESQSVAQLQLSSSTGASSAPTAGTSIPQHSITGHNSTPSLFLGASSSLQLHMDPGPLESRYFSGAKPGVHEHIFRNETSGSARSGVGMYGIDNLWHLTTPRVSSCPLPKVSTPYSVQAAYPQHLQVKDLSQATLSSASRQQHSFVRSEVDAPETTKHEGQFLLPFFDEWPKTRESWCDLEEERSKQASVSATQLSMAFPIVASDLSTSSSKSSKSESASSRTDLRDMI; the protein is encoded by the exons ATGAGTGAACTCGAAGCCTCTACCTTGCTCCTTTTCTGCATCGATTTGGTTCGTGCCGTCGGAGTCCACGAGGGCAGGATGAACAGCACGGTGGGGGAGGCGACAACGGGCGTGGGTGGAAGGCCGCCGTTCACGGCTGCTCAATGGCAGGAGCTGGAGCACCAAGCGATGATCTATAAGTACTTGACGGCGGGGCTGCCGGTCCCTCCGGAGCTACTGGTTCCTGTCCAGAGAAGCTTCGAGGCCTTGCCTGGACGATACTTACACCATCCTGCGC TAAGTTATTGTTCTTACTATGGAAAGAAGTTGGACCCTGAACCTGGACGGTGTCGTCGGACTGATGGGAAGAAGTGGAGGTGCTCAAAGGATGCCCATCCTGACTCCAAATActgcacacatcacatgcatcgCGGCCGCAACCGTTCAAGAAAGCCTGTGGAATCACAATCGGTCGCCCAATTGCAGTTGTCTTCATCAACTGGGGCCTCTTCTGCTCCCACTGCAGGGACCTCCATTCCCCAGCATTCGATTACAGGACATAACAGCACACCAAGTTTGTTCCTTGGTGCCTCAAGCTCCTTGCAGCTGCATATGGACCCTGGTCCATTAGAGAGCAG GTACTTCTCTGGTGCCAAACCAGGAGTGCATGAGCATATTTTCCGCAATGAAACATCTGGTTCTGCAAGGAGTGGTGTAGGGATGTACGGCATAGACAACTTGTGGCACTTGACAACTCCTCGAGTGTCTTCATGCCCTTTGCCAAAAGTTAGCACCCCTTATTCGGTGCAAGCTGCTTACCCTCAGCACCTGCAGGTTAAAGATCTCAGTCAGGCAACGCTCAGCTCAGCATCCAGACAACAACATTCTTTTGTTAGAAGTGAAGTTGATGCACCAGAAACCACAAAGCATGAGGGTCAATTCTTACTACCTTTCTTTGATGAATGGCCAAAGACACGGGAATCTTGGTGTGATCTTGAAGAGGAAAGATCCAAACAAGCATCTGTCTCTGCTACCCAACTCTCTATGGCATTTCCAATTGTTGCCTCAGACTTGTCCACCTCCTCTTCCAAATCCTCCAAGAGCGAGTCTGCGTCCAGTCGCACTGACCTGCGTGATATGATTTGA
- the LOC121969601 gene encoding uncharacterized protein LOC121969601 isoform X1 has translation MESERRVDPDCVNASNPFHVCADYCAQRARGLMSGNTGTKLAHKGGKRSEGIVFANRIVDPSCPNASNPFHECADYCSRRNSMVNRNYEVKRSGLLSFQIRKWMQNSMRNSAQNRGSLKKLQATVFAGRNVDPSCPNASNPFHECAEYCNNKKADVRTENKKKPVKSISKLEDNRMVDRKCVNASNPYHVCTEYCIKKSKEIRHEKESKSVVVQNMEKHKEYLETAIAERNTDPLCPNASNPYHQCAEYCPSRQNGEKISVVKNSEIYEEEGEIIVVVDDVDPSSQYTSNPYIPSILSTKDIEIIGQNGMISKMRFTYTKA, from the exons ATGGAGAGTGAGAGGAGAGTGGATCCCGATTGCGTCAATGCCTCTAATCCCTTCCATGTTTGTGCGGACTACTGCGCGCAGCGAGCTCGTGGATTGATGTCTGGCAACACCGGGACGAAATTAG CTCATAAAGGTGGTAAACGCAGCGAAGGGATTGTATTTGCAAACCGAATTGTCGACCCTTCGTGTCCCAACGCATCTAACCCATTCCATGAGTGTGCGGACTACTGCTCGCGAAGAAATTCCATGGTGAATAGGAACTACGAGGTGAAGAGATCAGGTCTCCTTTCTTTTCAGATTCGGAAATGGATGCAAAATTCCATGAGAAACTCAG CTCAAAACCGAGGGAGTCTGAAAAAGCTTCAAGCGACTGTCTTTGCAGGAAGAAACGTAGATCCTTCATGCCCAAATGCAAGCAATCCATTCCATGAGTGCGCAGAGTATTGCAATAATAAAAAGGCTGATGTGAgaacagaaaataagaaaaaaccaG TGAAAAGTATATCAAAGTTGGAAGACAATAGGATGGTGGATCGTAAATGTGTCAATGCATCTAACCCCTACCATGTGTGCACCGAGTACTGCATCAAGAAGAGTAAAGAAATAAGGCATGAGAAAGAAAGTAAATCGG TGGTAGTTCAGAATATGGAGAAGCATAAAGAGTATCTAGAGACAGCAATTGCAGAAAGAAATACAGATCCCTTATGCCCAAATGCATCCAATCCTTACCATCAGTGTGCAGAGTACTGCCCTTCAAGACAAAATGGGGAGAAGATATCAG TTGTCAAGAATTCGGAGATTTATGAAGAGGAAGGAGAGATTATAGTGGTGGTAGATGATGTGGATCCATCATCCCAATACACGTCCAACCCATACATTCCATCAATCCTCTCCACAAAAGACATTGAAATTATAGGACAAAATGGGATGATTAGCAAAATGAGGTTCACTTATACTAA AGCATAA
- the LOC121969596 gene encoding dolichyl-diphosphooligosaccharide--protein glycosyltransferase subunit DAD1, whose translation MAKSSSSDAQALIRSLRSAYAATPTNLKIIDLYVVYAITTAVIQIVYMGIVGSFPFNSFLSGILSCVGTAVLAVCLRIQVNKENKEFKDLSPERAFADFVLCNLVLHLVIMNFLG comes from the exons ATGGCAAAGTCAAGTTCAAGCGATGCTCAAGCACTCATTCGCTCACTGCGATCTGCTTATGCTGCCACACCAACTAATCTCAAA ATCATTGATCTTTATGTGGTCTATGCAATCACTACAGCAGTAATTCAG ATCGTGTACATGGGAATAGTTGGCTCATTCCCCTTTAATTCTTTCCTCTCTGGCATCCTGTCCTGTGTTGGGACTGCAGTTCTTGCAG TTTGCCTGCGCATTCAAGTTAACAAAGAGAACAAGGAGTTTAAG GATCTTTCACCGGAACGAGCTTTTGCTGATTTTGTTCTCTGCAACTTGGTGCTCCACCTGGTGATCATGAACTTCCTAGGGTAG